The Pseudoalteromonas translucida KMM 520 genome segment ATAAAGGGTACGCTTTATATTTGTGCTATTGCCATATGTTTTCCACCAAGCATAGGCTTGCTCAGGGTTATTTGCTCCCAGTGCAGTGGTTATGGCTTTAGGCGCAATATCTGCATTAATATTGTTTTTATATATTGCGAGCGCTTTAGCAGGCTCCCCAGCACTCAGCCAGTAATCGGCAGCGAGTAAAGGCTGTGCATTTTGCTGATAGTAAAGCGCCACTTTAGCATGTAAGCCAAGGGCTTTAGCTATGTTAAGTATTTGCTCGTCCCAGTTTTTTAGCGCACCTACTTTTAACGATAGCTCCTCAAAGCGGTCGTCTTTCTTTGCATCATTTGCTAACCACAAAGCGTACATTAATTGAATTTCAAGTAGTGATTTTTTATCGCTTTTAGGTAGTTTTTCAAGTTCACTGGTGGCAGCTGCATATTCACTGAGTTTAATGTGCAGTTCAATTAACTTTGCACGTAACTTTTCGTTATTAGGATCGGTACTAAGCGCAGCATTTAAATACGATTTTTCAAAGGTGTAATCTTGCGATAGCGCTTCTTTTTCAAAAAATAAAGTACGCGGAAATAACGCATAAAGTGCAAAACAGCTTACGGCTAATATAACTAAAATCGTTTTTAAAGAAATTAACTGAGGGCGCTTTTTATTAGTCATTATTAAACCCCTGAGTTACAGTTAAGATAACCATAAAAGTCACCTGCTGGTATTTTAAATTGTGTAATATCGCCGCGTGTAAGGCCTTTGTATCGCTCACCTAAATGAGAAATAAATACGCAAGCACGTGCATTGATTAAATCAAGCGTTGCCGGTACCCAAGCCTTAAAGTTTACAGGGCCATTTACTTGCCAATTATCAATAATGACATTAGCAGAGGCTAAATAGGGGGCTTTATTTTCTTTACTATGATCAAAACTAAGTTGTGCAATATTATTCACTACATGCACATAGTCACCTTTTTGAGTAACTCCTGCTACGCCACTACTTTGAGAAATATTTGGCATATCAAAAACATCAGGAATTCGTAGAGTTTTAATATCTTTAGAGCTAAATAACCATTGGCCATCGCTATTTTTTGCTAAGGCTGAAAAGTAAAAGTCTTTTGCTACTTTAGCGTAATGGCTTAAATGCACAGGGGTGTTTGGTCTTGCCAAAACATAATCAATATTATGCTTTAGTGCATCAAGGCCGGCAGGGACTTCACCCGAGTAAAAATGAAAATATATAGTGTAGGGTTTTAATCTGTATGGTTTTTCGGTTATTTCGAAGGTTTCGGTTAAGCGTTTAAAACCGTAATAAGGGCCATGCCATAAGTTTGTGTATACGTTTTCATTTAATATTGGCGCGTAAATTTGATACAACAAATCACGCTCAGGTCGGCCAATAGGCGATACATGCGTTAGGCTTGGGTTATCTGCATTTACGTCGGTATTGCCGCCATTTATATTAAGTACTCCGGCATCACGTGCCAGCTCAAGCGCTTTAGGCCCAGGTGTTGCATCGCCTGACCATAGCATAATCACTGTTTTTTTATTTGCTGGGGCTAGTTTGTCATCAATATATTTAATTGAATCGGTAATTTCTTTTTCTAAACTAATGGTGTTGTAGCCGGGTATATCTAGCTTTAAACCATATACAGTATCTTCCTCGTCTATATCTTTACGCCCGGCTAGTGCCGTCCAAAAATATGGATGACTGTAGGTATGCGAAGCAATTTCAACATAAGGAAGTTTAAATATATCCCGAGCAATGCGCTCAAGCTTAGGGCTCATTTTTGAGTGTAAACCGCCGGGCTCAATATCGGCTTGAATAATCGATGAGGTTAAAGGTAATTTATAGTGCTTAATTATTTTGTCGAGAATGACCTCGGCTGAATAAGGCTTTTTGGCAAAATGCGCAACACTGGTAAACCCATCGCCATCTATATGTATGGTTAACATGCGTCGACCACTTTGAGTGGTGGTGTCGGGTACTAAAATAGGTGCCAGCCCCATTGCTTTTGTGAGTAAGGTACGAGGATCTACTACCCACTTGCTACCTTCCATAGGTAAGGTGTCTATTAACCATGGAGCCACCACAAGCGCACCATATTTAGTTTTAGTGCCTTGTACTAGCGATGTGCCATCGGCTGCTTTTATACTAATCAGCGCTTTTGAATTAGCGGCTAATTTAAGAAAGTACGGGTTAGTTACAACTGGCGGTATGCTTGATTCACCTTTTAGCCAAGGGGTAAAACTCTCCAGCTCATAAGGGCCCACAGGTGTAACATCTAACGGCTCGGCTCCTAGGTTCAACATTAACTTATTTGCTGAGGGGGGATCACCTAAAATTAGTTCTGGCACTATGCCTAAGTTTGCTTCAAGCCAGTTGGTAATAGTTGGCGTATAAAAGGTATCAAAACTAGCCCACGAAATAATACCGGCGTGCAAGCTTGGGTCAACTACAGGTAGAGCGCGTTTGGCTACATTAATATAATCGGGAATATAACCTAAATATTCAATCATAGTAGCAAGTTTTAAATGTACTGTAGTGTATATAAGTGGTTTAACATTGCTGTTATACGGAATTAAAATACGACGTGGAACCGGCGCTATATTAGATGTTCCCCATGTTTGTAAGTGGCCATCAGTTACCCAAGGAGTATAACCAGCATTAATTATTTTTTGCGCCATAGCAAGGCGTTGCTTAGGTTTTGCATAATCAATTACTTGTACATTAAAACTAAGGTCTTGCGCTTTATGAAGTTGAGCATTTAACCATGCTTGATCATTTTTATTGGTTAACTTATAGCTGTTATCTAACGGGTTAAAATGACTAAATAAACCCTCCGCAACCAAATCGTTAGCTTTACCTTTAAGTTGCGGTAAAAGCTCAAAGCCACGATTAAGAATGAGTTGTTTATTAAAGGTGTTCGATAACTGCTCTATAATAAAAACTAAACCCGCTTGTTGGGCATTTTTATTATGTTTTTTGTCTAATAGTTGGTAGCTATCAAGGGTATCTAAAAATAAACCACTAAAGCCACGTGCCTTTAGTGATAGCGCACTATTTTGTACATGCTGTTGCCACTGCGATGCAGTTAAGTCGCTAATATAGCTATTCCAATTAGGATTAACACTAAGTGAAGACTCACTCTTTGAAAACGACTCGCCAACACTTAAATAAGCATAAACAGCAATATTACGCTGTTTGAGCCAGTTTAGCTCGTGCTTGGTGATCAGCTCTGGTTGCACTACAACACGCGAATAAAAAGTCATTTCAGCTAAGGGCATAGGTGCAGAGTAATAAAAAGCGATACTATTATTAGTTTCAGGCTTAGCAGTTACATTTGCGGTGATAAATAGCAGTATAAAAAATAAATACTTCATTAACCCTTCGTTTTAATTAATAAATAGCCAAGGTGCAATTAAAATAATTGTACCTGATTTGTTATAGGAGTTTAGTATTAATACTTTAATTATATGTTACAAAAAGCAAAAAAACTAAACAATTTTAAATTGTTTACATTGTAAATAAGCATTTTATGTTGTGTTTACTCACCATTGCGGCAATTAATTAAATATTTTATCTGTATTAGGTGTTTTGCTTACTTTAAAGGTTATTAATTATACTCGGATAAGTTGCAACTTTATTACTATTCATCTTAGGTTTATTAATGACAATAGCGTGTTTTTGTATTAAACCAAAGTAACTACGACTATAATCACCAGCCACTAGTTATACTTTTAAGTAAATACCTACCTTAATTAAATAGACTTAGCCGTTTATATGATGAAGGGGGTTGCTAGAGTAAATTATAAATTTTGCAGCGACTAAGTTACAAAATGAGAGTAGGGCTTTTACAGCTTACAATGCGTTTATTTGGAGAAGAAATGAGTAATTTAAGCTTGAAAAGTAAATTGTTACTACTCGCTATTTTGCCACTAATATTATTATTGGTTAGCTTTTTATCAAGTTCGTACTATTTAGAAATGCAAAGTCAGCAGCACAGCTTTGACACCTTTAAAAGTAAGTTATTAAAAGATAAACAAACGCTATTAAAAACTGAAATTGAAATTGGTAGTCAAGTAGTACAACACCAGCTTGCAAATGGCACTGAGCAAGATGCTAAAAATGCATTAAGAGAACTAACCTTTGGCGAAGACGGCTACTTCTTTATTTATGACACTAATGGCGTGAGTGTTTTTCATGCGATGTTAGGTGATGCAATAGAAGGGCAAAACAAAATAGCCATGACTGACCCTAATGGTAAAAAAATCATTGTAGGTTTACTTGCACAAGCACGCCAAGGTGGTGGGGCGTTTACGTATCATTTTCAAAAACCAAATACCAACGGTTTAGTTGAAAAAATAGGTTATGCAGCGATGATCCCTGGAACCAACTGGATGCTAGGCACTGGCGCTTATATGGACGACATAGAAGCAGAGCTTGAAGGCTTTGAGCTATCTATGCAAAAAAGCATGAGCGAAAAAGTAACCACCTTATTGATCATTGCGTTCTTTTGTTTGTTATTAACTATTGCGGGCGCTTTATTTGCTGCCAACCATATGCTTAAACCGATACAAAGAATGGTGCAAAGCCTTGATGATATAGCTAAAGGTGAAGGCGACTTAACTAGACGTTTAGAAATTGACAGCCACGACGAAATTGGCCAATTAGGTGAGTCGTTTAATATATTCGTAAGTAAACTGCACGGTATTATAGCCAGTGTGGTTGATGTAACTAACGATGTTAAAACGGCATCAGCAGATATAAATACACAAACCTTGGTAATTGAAGATAAATTACTAAAACATAACCATGAAACCGATTTAGTCGCGACCGCGATTACTGAAATGTCTGCAACCTCTCACGAAGTGGCGCAAAATACGACCCAAGTTGCAGTGTCAACTCAGGCTGCAACGCAAGAAGTAGCAAGAGCGCAGGAATGTGTTGATATATCTTTAAGTGAAGTATCAAACTTAATGGCTGAAATAAATACAGCTGCTGAACAGGTTGATTCGTTAAGTGAACAATCTAAAAAAATTAATAGTGTATTGAGTGTTATTGGCGGCATTGCAGAGCAAACAAATTTACTGGCACTTAACGCAGCAATTGAAGCGGCGCGTGCGGGTGAGCAGGGCAGAGGTTTTGCAGTAGTTGCTGATGAAGTAAGAAGCTTAGCAAGTCGTACCCAAGTAAGTACGTTAGAAATTAGCGAAATGCTTAGTGAACTGCATAACTTAGTTACTGCGGCGGTTAATGCTATGCAAGCAAGTCAGCAAAGCTGTAATCGCTCAGTTGAGTCATCACGTGCTATTTCAGAAAGCTTAGGCGCGGTTACTACATCGGTTACCACTATAAACGATATGAGTACCCAAATAGCAACAGCTGCAACAGAGCAAAGTAGTGTAACTGAAGAAATAAACCGTAATGTTTTTGCTATTCAAGAAATTGTAAATGAGCTAACAGAGTCAAGTAAAACAACGTCATCGGTAAGTTTACATTTAGCTGGTCGTGGTGAAAGCTTAGGCGATTTAGTTGGGCAGTTTAAAATTTAAAACATATTTTAAAATTGAATCATTTTTAAAGCCGTAATTTTTTAGTTACGGCTTTTATTTTGCCTGCTAGTTTTATCCACAGTAAGGTAGCCCTACTTAGCTAATTAAGAAGTATGCAATTACCTATACTTAAGCATCTGAAATTATATCAAAAGTAAGTCGTGATTTGGCTTGTGTAATTAAATTTAAAAAAATAATAAAAACATTAACCGCTGATTATTTTTACGCATACAATGCGAAAAAAGCGGGTGAGTTTGCATATTTTTTTCAGTATTTTATGCCCCCTACGTTACACTAATAGCAATACATATTAATAAGTGACTATTTATTAATATAACCTACTAAACTTTAAGGCTTAAGATGATTGAGTATCCGGTTGATAAACTACCCCAACTCATAAATGACTTATTACAGTGCGACACCACAGAGCGCAAAAATAAGTTATTAATAGACGCACAATTAACATTATCAACTGAGCATTTATCATTGCTTTTTGAAGCAATACCTAAAGAACAGCGCCTTGAAATTTGGCAGTTGTTAGATGAAGACACGCAACACGAAATATTTGTTAATTTAAGCGATGACAGTACCTTATGGTTACTGCAAACTTTAGATGATAGCGACGGTTTTAAACTATTAGACGAAGTTAACGTAGAAGAACTGCTTGAGCTTGAAGAAGTAATTCCTGAACGGTTTGTTGAGTATGCAAAAAAACAACTCGATGAAGCACAAACAAAGCAATATGAATTAGCGCAACAATACCCTTCTGAGCAAATAGGTCACTGGTTAGGTTTTGACTTTTTAAAAGTGTCTGAAAAGTTAACCGCAGGGGGCGCTAAAAAGTTATTTCATAAGGGGTTGCCGCAGTTCACAGAGGTTATTTATTTAGTAAGCCGTAAAGGTAGTTTAATTGGTGAAGTGGCAATTAATGCTCTAATAAAAGCCAATGACAACGACAGTTTAATTACTTTAGCAAACCATGATTATGTATCGCTGCATGCTGATGATGATTTATACGAAGCTGCGGAAGTGGTTATTCATAGCGAAAAAATGGCAATGCCGGTTGTTAATGTTGATAACAAATTGCTGGGCCGCTTAACCATTGCTTCTGCGTATGAGTTACGCCAAGAAATAACCGACGAGGCTGCTGCTAAAGCGGGTGGTCTACGTGAAGACGAAGATTTATTTGCGAGTGTACGAAAAAGTGCTAAAAACCGGGGTATTTGGCTAGGTATAAATTTGGCGACTGCATTTTTAGCATCGTGGTTTATTGGCTTGTTTGGTGCAACTATAGAGCAAGTAGTGGCTTTGGCGGTATTAATGCCAATAGTGGCCTCTATGGGCGGAATTGCCGGGAGTCAAACGCTCACTGTTATTGTACGTGGCTTGGCACTTGGCCAAGTAACCGACTCTAACCGCGCGGCGCTACTTAAAAAAGAGTTACGAGTAGGCGCGGTAAATGGTTTTGTCTGGGCCTTTGTTATTGGCGCACTAACCTTTTTGTGGTTTAACGACGTTATGCTAAGCATTACCATTACCGTGGCTATTTTGCTTAACTTAGTTGCAGCATCGTTAGCGGGTGTAGTGATCCCTTCTATTTTAGATAAAATGAAAATAGATCCTGCGCTTTCGGGCTCGGTCATTTTAACTACAGTAACCGATATAGTTGGTTTTGTTACCTTTTTAGGTTTAGGTAGTTTGCTACTGTTATAGTGCCTTGTATCGCAAGGAACGCGTAAATAAATAGGAAAAACAATGACTTTTGATGTCATGATTTGGTGTGCTATTGCACTGTGTATTTCGCAGTCGGCAATATTTTCGGGTTTAAACTTGGCGTTTTTTTCGCTAAGTAGATTACAACTCGAAATGGAAAGTAGTAAAGGTAACGCCGCTGCGATAAAAGTAATGGCACTGCGTAACGATTCTAACTTTTTACTTTCGACTATTTTGTGGGGTAACGTAGGTATTAAC includes the following:
- a CDS encoding endo alpha-1,4 polygalactosaminidase, yielding MKYLFFILLFITANVTAKPETNNSIAFYYSAPMPLAEMTFYSRVVVQPELITKHELNWLKQRNIAVYAYLSVGESFSKSESSLSVNPNWNSYISDLTASQWQQHVQNSALSLKARGFSGLFLDTLDSYQLLDKKHNKNAQQAGLVFIIEQLSNTFNKQLILNRGFELLPQLKGKANDLVAEGLFSHFNPLDNSYKLTNKNDQAWLNAQLHKAQDLSFNVQVIDYAKPKQRLAMAQKIINAGYTPWVTDGHLQTWGTSNIAPVPRRILIPYNSNVKPLIYTTVHLKLATMIEYLGYIPDYINVAKRALPVVDPSLHAGIISWASFDTFYTPTITNWLEANLGIVPELILGDPPSANKLMLNLGAEPLDVTPVGPYELESFTPWLKGESSIPPVVTNPYFLKLAANSKALISIKAADGTSLVQGTKTKYGALVVAPWLIDTLPMEGSKWVVDPRTLLTKAMGLAPILVPDTTTQSGRRMLTIHIDGDGFTSVAHFAKKPYSAEVILDKIIKHYKLPLTSSIIQADIEPGGLHSKMSPKLERIARDIFKLPYVEIASHTYSHPYFWTALAGRKDIDEEDTVYGLKLDIPGYNTISLEKEITDSIKYIDDKLAPANKKTVIMLWSGDATPGPKALELARDAGVLNINGGNTDVNADNPSLTHVSPIGRPERDLLYQIYAPILNENVYTNLWHGPYYGFKRLTETFEITEKPYRLKPYTIYFHFYSGEVPAGLDALKHNIDYVLARPNTPVHLSHYAKVAKDFYFSALAKNSDGQWLFSSKDIKTLRIPDVFDMPNISQSSGVAGVTQKGDYVHVVNNIAQLSFDHSKENKAPYLASANVIIDNWQVNGPVNFKAWVPATLDLINARACVFISHLGERYKGLTRGDITQFKIPAGDFYGYLNCNSGV
- a CDS encoding methyl-accepting chemotaxis protein, with translation MSNLSLKSKLLLLAILPLILLLVSFLSSSYYLEMQSQQHSFDTFKSKLLKDKQTLLKTEIEIGSQVVQHQLANGTEQDAKNALRELTFGEDGYFFIYDTNGVSVFHAMLGDAIEGQNKIAMTDPNGKKIIVGLLAQARQGGGAFTYHFQKPNTNGLVEKIGYAAMIPGTNWMLGTGAYMDDIEAELEGFELSMQKSMSEKVTTLLIIAFFCLLLTIAGALFAANHMLKPIQRMVQSLDDIAKGEGDLTRRLEIDSHDEIGQLGESFNIFVSKLHGIIASVVDVTNDVKTASADINTQTLVIEDKLLKHNHETDLVATAITEMSATSHEVAQNTTQVAVSTQAATQEVARAQECVDISLSEVSNLMAEINTAAEQVDSLSEQSKKINSVLSVIGGIAEQTNLLALNAAIEAARAGEQGRGFAVVADEVRSLASRTQVSTLEISEMLSELHNLVTAAVNAMQASQQSCNRSVESSRAISESLGAVTTSVTTINDMSTQIATAATEQSSVTEEINRNVFAIQEIVNELTESSKTTSSVSLHLAGRGESLGDLVGQFKI
- a CDS encoding magnesium transporter, yielding MIEYPVDKLPQLINDLLQCDTTERKNKLLIDAQLTLSTEHLSLLFEAIPKEQRLEIWQLLDEDTQHEIFVNLSDDSTLWLLQTLDDSDGFKLLDEVNVEELLELEEVIPERFVEYAKKQLDEAQTKQYELAQQYPSEQIGHWLGFDFLKVSEKLTAGGAKKLFHKGLPQFTEVIYLVSRKGSLIGEVAINALIKANDNDSLITLANHDYVSLHADDDLYEAAEVVIHSEKMAMPVVNVDNKLLGRLTIASAYELRQEITDEAAAKAGGLREDEDLFASVRKSAKNRGIWLGINLATAFLASWFIGLFGATIEQVVALAVLMPIVASMGGIAGSQTLTVIVRGLALGQVTDSNRAALLKKELRVGAVNGFVWAFVIGALTFLWFNDVMLSITITVAILLNLVAASLAGVVIPSILDKMKIDPALSGSVILTTVTDIVGFVTFLGLGSLLLL